Proteins found in one Deltaproteobacteria bacterium IMCC39524 genomic segment:
- a CDS encoding AAA family ATPase: MARKVFVAATGQNSGKTTTSLSLMYMARKKYRRVGFIKPFGPKPSIARNGMVVDKDAALMAEVFGLEDDLSLMSPLVLHPGDTQKLLEGELSGADMERKMFDAIDELDRKNDFLIIEGAGHTGVGSVLGFSNARVAKIADAPVVMVTGGGVGNVVDSAYMNLALFEKEQADVRAVLVNKIIPEKREKTLRYLELAFAKETFKVVGGFNYQPILANPTLRRISQVLDVPLHGNQEAAGQIAHHVQIGSAATQRVTELLKESSLVTVTSSRDELLVTLANMYNLPEYRHLLAGLVIPGVAKISAITQKILDNSGIPYMRTTRTTADVFNTITDDVSKLNAMDTQKINLIMELADKRFEFDALDSLLG, encoded by the coding sequence ATGGCCCGCAAGGTCTTTGTTGCTGCAACTGGGCAGAATAGTGGTAAAACCACGACCAGCCTTTCCCTCATGTATATGGCACGTAAAAAATACAGGAGGGTCGGTTTCATAAAACCCTTTGGTCCCAAGCCATCAATCGCCAGAAATGGCATGGTTGTGGATAAAGACGCCGCCCTGATGGCTGAAGTCTTTGGTCTTGAGGATGACCTCTCTTTGATGTCACCGCTGGTCCTTCACCCCGGCGACACCCAGAAATTACTTGAGGGTGAGCTCTCCGGCGCCGATATGGAGCGGAAAATGTTCGACGCCATAGACGAACTGGACCGCAAAAATGATTTTCTGATTATAGAGGGTGCCGGACATACCGGAGTCGGCTCGGTTCTGGGCTTCTCAAACGCACGTGTTGCCAAGATTGCTGACGCACCGGTCGTTATGGTGACTGGTGGTGGCGTTGGCAACGTTGTCGATTCAGCGTACATGAACCTTGCTCTGTTTGAGAAAGAGCAGGCTGATGTTCGCGCGGTTCTGGTCAATAAAATTATTCCCGAGAAGCGTGAAAAAACGCTGCGCTACCTGGAGCTCGCTTTTGCGAAGGAAACGTTCAAGGTTGTCGGTGGTTTTAACTACCAGCCAATTCTCGCCAACCCGACCCTTCGCCGTATCAGTCAGGTCCTCGATGTTCCCTTACATGGTAATCAGGAGGCTGCAGGACAAATTGCCCACCATGTCCAGATCGGTTCTGCTGCTACACAACGTGTCACGGAGCTTTTGAAGGAGTCTTCTCTGGTGACGGTGACCAGCAGCCGTGATGAATTATTGGTGACCCTGGCTAATATGTACAACCTGCCCGAATATCGGCACCTGCTTGCCGGGCTGGTTATCCCCGGTGTTGCCAAAATCAGTGCGATCACACAGAAAATTCTTGATAATAGTGGCATCCCCTATATGAGGACGACCCGCACAACGGCAGATGTCTTCAATACCATCACTGATGACGTTTCCAAACTTAATGCCATGGACACTCAGAAAATTAACCTGATTATGGAACTTGCCGACAAGCGTTTTGAATTTGATGCCCTGGATTCTCTGCTTGGCTGA
- a CDS encoding isochorismatase family protein, translating to MSNDLGKFKLDAEKAVLVVIDVQERLVPAMPGDIYLRLRNTVAMLVEVAGLLNLPVVTTEQYPKGIGHTVPELAAACNETVIEKVSFGCCGEATFLEALKNTGRSQVLITGMEAHVCVYQTVLGLLEGGYYVHLIRDAICSRNKTDYLAGVANAGQAGAVVTTAETVMFQMLQESTHEQFRAVSKLVKERG from the coding sequence ATGTCGAACGACCTTGGTAAATTCAAGTTGGATGCGGAGAAAGCCGTCCTGGTGGTGATTGATGTTCAGGAGCGCCTGGTACCGGCGATGCCTGGGGATATTTACCTGCGCTTGCGCAATACTGTTGCCATGCTGGTTGAGGTTGCCGGTTTGCTTAATCTCCCGGTTGTCACTACCGAGCAGTATCCTAAAGGAATTGGGCATACTGTCCCTGAATTGGCTGCCGCCTGCAATGAGACAGTCATTGAAAAAGTCAGCTTCGGCTGTTGTGGTGAAGCGACCTTTCTTGAGGCCTTGAAGAATACTGGTCGCAGCCAGGTGCTGATAACCGGAATGGAGGCCCATGTTTGCGTCTACCAGACGGTGCTGGGTCTACTTGAAGGTGGTTACTATGTCCATCTGATTCGAGATGCAATCTGTTCACGCAACAAAACGGATTACCTCGCAGGAGTGGCTAACGCGGGACAGGCCGGTGCCGTTGTAACTACGGCCGAAACAGTTATGTTCCAGATGCTCCAGGAATCAACGCACGAGCAGTTCCGTGCAGTGTCAAAGCTGGTTAAGGAAAGAGGTTAG